The following are encoded together in the Methylomonas methanica MC09 genome:
- the wecB gene encoding non-hydrolyzing UDP-N-acetylglucosamine 2-epimerase yields MTAVKNNATRPQVLVCVVGARPNFMKMAPIMRALQDVSHLIKPYLVHTGQHYDQAMKHTFFQQLGIPEPDRDLGVGSGTHAVQTANIMLNFEPVLDEVNPFAVLVVGDVNSTIACGLVAVKKQIPLIHVEAGLRSYDREMPEEINRILTDQLSDLLLTTERAAEKNLLKEGISADRICFTGNVMIDSLLNNCKQASPLQKTLDNYACTQTVSENEYALLTLHRPSNVDDQSTLVRLVNVVSDLSKKLPVIFPVHPRTQQKISQTGLLAELHEQRVILLPPVSYLEMLGLMRSAKLVLTDSGGLQEETTALGVPCVTLRENTERPITVTEGTNTIVGTDPIKIMQCVDEILSSGGKSGRVPEYWDGLAAQRIVAEIVRRYLPGN; encoded by the coding sequence ATGACAGCGGTAAAAAATAACGCTACTCGGCCGCAAGTGTTGGTATGCGTGGTCGGTGCCCGGCCCAATTTTATGAAAATGGCCCCTATTATGCGGGCATTACAAGATGTCAGCCATTTAATAAAGCCTTATTTGGTCCATACCGGGCAGCATTACGATCAAGCCATGAAGCATACTTTTTTTCAACAACTGGGTATCCCTGAGCCGGATAGGGATTTAGGTGTTGGATCGGGTACTCATGCAGTGCAGACCGCCAATATTATGCTTAATTTCGAGCCGGTCCTTGACGAAGTTAATCCGTTTGCGGTGCTGGTGGTAGGCGACGTCAATTCCACTATTGCGTGTGGATTAGTGGCTGTGAAAAAGCAGATTCCATTAATACATGTAGAGGCTGGCTTGCGCAGCTATGACCGGGAAATGCCGGAGGAAATTAATAGGATTCTAACCGATCAATTGTCCGATTTGTTATTAACCACGGAAAGGGCCGCGGAAAAAAATTTACTGAAAGAAGGTATATCCGCGGACAGAATATGCTTTACCGGAAATGTAATGATTGATAGTTTACTGAATAACTGTAAGCAAGCATCGCCATTGCAAAAAACGCTTGATAATTACGCGTGCACGCAAACGGTTTCGGAAAACGAGTATGCCCTACTTACTTTACATCGGCCGTCAAATGTCGACGATCAATCCACGCTAGTACGCCTTGTTAATGTTGTTTCCGATTTGAGCAAGAAATTGCCGGTCATTTTTCCTGTTCACCCTCGGACGCAACAAAAGATCAGTCAGACAGGTTTGTTAGCTGAATTGCACGAGCAGCGGGTCATTCTTTTACCGCCGGTTAGTTATCTGGAAATGTTGGGATTGATGCGGTCTGCCAAGTTGGTATTGACCGATTCTGGAGGCTTACAGGAAGAAACCACCGCATTGGGCGTGCCGTGCGTGACTTTGCGCGAAAACACCGAGCGACCCATCACAGTTACAGAGGGCACCAACACGATTGTGGGCACTGACCCGATAAAGATTATGCAATGTGTTGATGAGATACTAAGCAGCGGAGGTAAAAGTGGACGTGTGCCGGAGTACTGGGATGGATTGGCCGCGCAACGCATTGTGGCGGAAATTGTTCGTCGATACCTTCCGGGAAACTGA
- a CDS encoding XrtA system polysaccharide deacetylase, translated as MTVDVEDYFQVSAFEKHIEKSQWDILQHRVVDNTNRILDLFARHQVRVTFFTLGWVAERYPELIRRIVAEGHELASHGYEHIRVTEQSPEQFRADIRKTKQLLEDVSGQAVIGYRAASYSIGAKNLWALEVLEEEGHLYSSSIYPVKHDLYGMPSAPRFAFRPENTRNLLELPITTLKIFDKNIPCGGGGFFRLYPYLFSRAAYQYLNSVEKQAGIFYFHPWEIDPQQPRQQNLPLKSRFRHYLNLSRVENRLNNLLNDFAWDTMQNVFLSKPLAKTSS; from the coding sequence ATGACGGTTGACGTGGAGGATTATTTTCAGGTCTCGGCGTTTGAAAAACATATTGAAAAGTCGCAGTGGGATATCTTGCAGCATCGGGTGGTAGACAATACTAACCGTATTCTGGATTTATTTGCCCGACATCAGGTCAGGGTCACTTTTTTTACGTTGGGCTGGGTGGCAGAGCGATATCCTGAATTGATTCGACGTATCGTTGCTGAAGGTCATGAATTGGCGTCACACGGATACGAACATATTCGTGTGACCGAGCAATCGCCAGAACAATTTCGCGCCGATATTAGAAAAACCAAGCAGCTGTTGGAAGATGTTTCCGGGCAAGCGGTTATCGGCTACCGCGCCGCCAGTTACTCGATAGGCGCCAAGAATCTTTGGGCTTTAGAGGTTTTGGAAGAAGAAGGACATCTTTATAGTTCCAGCATTTATCCTGTCAAGCATGACTTATACGGTATGCCATCCGCGCCACGATTCGCTTTCCGCCCGGAAAATACCCGAAACTTACTTGAGCTGCCGATTACTACGTTAAAGATTTTCGATAAAAATATCCCCTGTGGCGGAGGCGGTTTTTTTCGCTTATATCCTTACTTGTTTTCCAGGGCGGCTTACCAATATCTCAATTCCGTGGAGAAGCAAGCGGGTATTTTTTATTTCCATCCATGGGAAATAGACCCGCAACAGCCTCGCCAGCAAAATTTACCGCTTAAATCGAGATTTAGGCATTATTTGAATTTAAGCCGGGTAGAAAATCGCCTCAACAACTTATTAAACGATTTTGCCTGGGATACCATGCAAAATGTTTTTTTAAGCAAACCACTTGCAAAAACCTCATCATGA
- a CDS encoding FemAB family XrtA/PEP-CTERM system-associated protein — protein sequence MIKLLEPADYQRWDNYVKASDSASFFHLSAWQQVIQQAFSHKTYYYFAEQEGQITGVLPLVHIKSLLFGNTLISNAFCVYGGIAASNEQAFAALQSQAQQLARELGVDCLEMRNRRQQHPDWPHKQLYVTFRKNLESDHEKNLAAIPRKQRAMVRAGIKAGLTSVVDQSIDRFYQAYSESVRNLGTPVFPKRYFQVLKSVFGDDCEVLVIEHEGRLVAGAMSFYYKDEVLPYYGGGTDLARDLKGNDFMYWEVMRRAVDKGCNVFDYGRSKEGTGSYRFKKHWGFEPEPLFYEIDLVKAQQIPEINPLNPKYQLFIAAWKRLPLPVSQLVGPWLAKDLG from the coding sequence ATGATCAAATTACTTGAACCGGCTGACTACCAGCGTTGGGATAACTATGTCAAAGCATCCGACTCAGCCAGTTTTTTTCATCTTTCGGCTTGGCAGCAGGTTATACAACAGGCTTTTTCGCATAAAACCTATTACTACTTCGCTGAACAAGAAGGTCAAATTACCGGTGTTTTACCGCTGGTGCATATCAAAAGTTTGTTGTTTGGAAACACGCTTATTTCCAATGCGTTTTGCGTATACGGGGGCATAGCTGCCAGCAATGAACAGGCATTCGCCGCTTTGCAAAGTCAGGCGCAACAATTGGCGCGTGAATTAGGGGTCGATTGTCTGGAAATGCGTAACCGTCGGCAACAGCATCCGGATTGGCCGCATAAGCAACTCTATGTCACATTTAGAAAAAATCTGGAAAGCGACCATGAAAAAAATCTGGCCGCTATTCCGCGTAAACAGCGGGCCATGGTGCGCGCTGGTATCAAAGCCGGTTTGACAAGCGTAGTTGATCAGTCGATCGATCGTTTTTATCAGGCTTATTCGGAAAGTGTTAGAAACTTAGGGACGCCGGTTTTTCCGAAGCGTTATTTTCAAGTTTTGAAATCAGTTTTTGGCGACGATTGCGAAGTTTTGGTTATTGAGCATGAGGGACGCTTAGTGGCCGGCGCTATGAGTTTTTATTACAAGGACGAAGTATTACCTTATTACGGAGGCGGTACCGACTTGGCCCGTGATTTGAAAGGTAATGACTTCATGTATTGGGAAGTCATGCGTCGTGCGGTTGATAAGGGGTGTAACGTTTTCGATTATGGCCGGAGCAAGGAAGGTACAGGCTCTTATCGGTTTAAAAAGCATTGGGGCTTCGAGCCGGAACCGTTGTTCTATGAAATCGATTTGGTTAAGGCTCAGCAAATTCCGGAGATCAATCCGCTTAACCCTAAGTATCAATTATTTATTGCGGCTTGGAAACGTTTGCCATTGCCGGTAAGTCAACTTGTCGGCCCTTGGTTGGCTAAAGATTTGGGGTGA
- a CDS encoding TIGR03087 family PEP-CTERM/XrtA system glycosyltransferase, translated as MTKLLYLVHRIPYPPNKGDKIRSFNFLKALAEKYEVYLGTFIDDPDDRQYIDELKAYCKDSCCVDLQPKLGKLKSLTGFLSGEALSLPYYRNSVLQAWVDQTIAEHNIEHALIFSSPMAQYLNNYPSVSLVADFVDVDSDKWRQYAGSKSWPGSWVYRREAQKLLEFETYTAGLAKTTVFVSEQEALLFKQLAPEYADKISFVNNGVDTAFFDPQLSFACPFAENQVAIVFTGAMDYWANVDAVVWFAQQVFPLVKRQVPDARFYIVGSKPAKAVQQLEEDDASVTVTGRVDDVRNYVAHANVVVAPLRIARGIQNKVLEAMAMAKPIVATSAAMEGIPGNPSLQAVVVDDPQEFASQVVKILQQPMRAVVAEHRRFVQDDFSWQHNGDRLCQMLSENEVERLV; from the coding sequence GTGACGAAATTGCTCTATTTGGTGCATCGGATTCCCTATCCGCCGAATAAAGGCGACAAAATCCGCTCGTTTAATTTCTTGAAGGCCTTGGCTGAAAAGTACGAAGTTTACTTGGGTACTTTTATAGACGATCCCGATGACAGGCAATATATCGATGAGCTAAAAGCCTATTGCAAAGACAGTTGTTGCGTTGATTTACAGCCTAAATTAGGTAAATTGAAAAGCTTGACCGGGTTCTTGAGCGGTGAAGCGTTAAGCTTGCCTTACTATCGTAATTCGGTTTTGCAGGCTTGGGTGGATCAAACGATCGCGGAACATAACATAGAGCATGCGTTAATTTTTTCATCACCAATGGCGCAGTATTTAAACAACTATCCCAGCGTGAGTCTGGTGGCCGATTTTGTGGACGTGGATTCCGATAAATGGCGGCAATACGCGGGCAGTAAAAGTTGGCCGGGAAGTTGGGTATATCGGCGTGAAGCGCAAAAATTACTGGAATTCGAAACGTATACTGCCGGTTTGGCCAAAACCACCGTGTTTGTCTCTGAACAGGAGGCTCTGTTATTCAAGCAATTAGCACCAGAATACGCGGATAAAATCAGTTTTGTAAATAATGGCGTCGATACTGCGTTTTTCGATCCGCAACTGTCGTTTGCCTGCCCGTTTGCGGAAAACCAAGTAGCCATCGTTTTTACCGGGGCGATGGATTATTGGGCTAATGTCGATGCTGTGGTTTGGTTTGCTCAACAAGTGTTTCCATTGGTGAAGCGACAAGTCCCGGATGCGCGGTTTTATATAGTGGGTTCAAAACCGGCCAAGGCTGTGCAACAACTTGAAGAGGACGACGCATCGGTAACCGTCACCGGGCGAGTCGACGATGTAAGAAATTATGTTGCGCACGCCAATGTGGTTGTGGCCCCGTTGCGGATTGCCCGCGGTATTCAAAATAAAGTGCTTGAAGCCATGGCAATGGCTAAGCCTATTGTGGCAACCTCGGCAGCCATGGAGGGTATTCCCGGTAATCCGTCTTTACAAGCGGTGGTGGTCGATGATCCTCAAGAATTTGCCAGCCAAGTGGTCAAAATATTGCAGCAACCGATGAGAGCGGTTGTTGCTGAGCACCGTCGCTTTGTGCAGGATGATTTTAGCTGGCAACATAACGGAGACAGGTTGTGCCAAATGTTGTCGGAAAATGAGGTTGAACGTCTTGTCTGA
- a CDS encoding TIGR03088 family PEP-CTERM/XrtA system glycosyltransferase: MSEQLPLVVHIIYRLGVGGLENGLVNLINRMPKDTYRHAVICLTDSTDFSKRIRRPGVAIYEIHKKPGQDGESFVKVYKLLKQLKPAVVHTRNLAAIEYQLCAFLAGVPLRVQGEHGWDVYDPEGNNVKYRWLRYLMGLIIHCFIPLSQQLQDYLQAKVGIPAKKITRICNGVDTERFYPREGSRPVPEQCPLDLDHKLLIGTVGRMHGVKDQLTLVKAYIMACQESAGFAAKARLALIGDGPLRELAINLLEKHDLIDHAWLPGECHNIDQIMRSFDIFVLPSKAEGISNTILEAMATGLPVIATRVGGNPELVIHEKTGLLVEKENVSAMAEALRTMVADDSRRQQFAEAALRRIQQEFSLDSMVARYRAVYDRH, translated from the coding sequence TTGTCTGAGCAACTGCCGCTGGTCGTACATATCATATACCGCCTGGGTGTTGGCGGGTTGGAAAACGGTCTGGTCAATCTGATCAATCGCATGCCGAAAGATACTTACCGGCACGCTGTTATCTGTTTGACCGACAGTACGGATTTCAGCAAGCGCATCCGGCGGCCAGGCGTGGCTATTTATGAAATACACAAAAAACCGGGGCAGGATGGCGAATCTTTTGTAAAAGTTTACAAATTGCTAAAGCAGCTTAAGCCTGCAGTGGTACATACCCGCAATTTGGCCGCCATAGAATATCAGCTGTGCGCTTTTCTGGCGGGAGTGCCTTTAAGAGTGCAAGGCGAGCATGGTTGGGACGTGTACGACCCCGAAGGTAACAATGTCAAGTACCGTTGGTTACGGTATTTAATGGGTTTGATAATCCATTGTTTTATTCCCTTGTCTCAACAGTTGCAGGATTATTTGCAGGCAAAAGTAGGCATACCCGCCAAGAAAATTACGCGGATTTGTAACGGCGTGGACACTGAGCGGTTTTATCCAAGGGAAGGTTCCAGGCCGGTGCCTGAACAATGTCCTTTGGATTTGGATCATAAATTACTGATCGGAACCGTCGGGCGCATGCACGGGGTAAAAGATCAATTGACCTTGGTGAAAGCGTACATAATGGCTTGTCAGGAGTCGGCGGGGTTTGCAGCTAAAGCCCGGTTAGCGCTTATCGGCGATGGGCCACTACGCGAATTAGCTATCAATTTACTCGAAAAACACGATTTAATCGATCACGCGTGGTTGCCGGGGGAATGTCATAATATCGACCAAATAATGCGGAGTTTTGACATATTTGTGTTGCCCTCTAAAGCAGAAGGCATTTCCAATACCATACTGGAAGCCATGGCGACCGGTCTGCCCGTGATTGCGACCCGGGTTGGCGGCAATCCGGAATTGGTTATTCACGAAAAAACCGGCCTTTTAGTGGAAAAGGAGAATGTATCCGCCATGGCCGAGGCCTTACGAACGATGGTGGCTGACGACAGTAGACGGCAACAATTTGCTGAAGCCGCTTTGCGGCGGATCCAGCAGGAGTTTTCGCTCGATAGCATGGTGGCGCGCTATCGGGCAGTGTATGACAGACATTAA
- a CDS encoding XrtA/PEP-CTERM system amidotransferase, producing MCGIVGIFDIYENSDIERDLLSRMNESQFHRGPDEGGLHIEPGLGFGHRRLSIIDLSSGQQPMHSQDGNVVLTYNGEVYNFLELRQELEALGYSFRTHCDTEVILYAWQAWGELCVERLRGMFAFAIWDRAQQTLFLARDRLGIKPLFYAQLPNGQFIFGSELKSLKQHPLLPKTIDPTAIEDYFGFGYIPDPKTIYQGVYKLESGYCLTIKKGQQHWQPRQYWDVKFEPGQQRDVSEAGEDLIVRLREAVDIRMMADVPLGAFLSGGVDSSAVVAMMAGLSNDPVNTCSISFGDPKFNESQFAAQVAERYHTAHRVEQVDPDDFSLIDELSGLYDEPYADSSALPTYRVCELAKKQVTVVLSGDGGDENLAGYRRHRWHTYEDRMRSMLPDALRVPLFSTLGRIYPKLDWAPKVLRAKSTLESIGRDSMAGYFHSISVMSNEIRAQLFSDQLKSQLQGYQAIEVFQRYKKQAPDDPLSMVQYLDLKTYLPGDILTKVDRASMAHALEVRVPLLDHKLVEWMATLPPDLKLHGREGKYVFKKSLEAYLPEDILYRPKMGFAVPLAGWFRGPLKQRVQEALLGETLKQTGWFNPSFLQHIVTQHQAGLRDYSAPIWSLLMFEAFLRNNA from the coding sequence ATGTGCGGCATAGTGGGTATTTTTGACATTTACGAAAATTCCGATATCGAGCGGGATTTACTGTCGAGGATGAACGAATCGCAATTTCATCGGGGGCCGGACGAGGGCGGTTTACACATTGAACCCGGGTTAGGTTTCGGTCATCGCCGTTTGTCAATTATCGACTTGTCCAGCGGGCAACAACCGATGCACAGTCAGGATGGAAATGTCGTTCTAACCTATAACGGCGAAGTGTATAACTTTTTAGAGTTGCGACAAGAGCTGGAAGCCTTGGGGTACAGCTTTAGAACCCATTGCGATACCGAAGTTATATTATACGCTTGGCAAGCCTGGGGCGAGCTTTGCGTCGAACGGTTGCGAGGGATGTTTGCCTTTGCGATCTGGGATAGAGCGCAACAAACCTTATTTTTGGCACGAGACCGCTTGGGTATCAAGCCGTTGTTTTACGCGCAATTGCCAAACGGGCAGTTCATTTTCGGCTCGGAACTGAAGTCTTTAAAACAGCACCCGCTGCTGCCTAAAACCATCGACCCTACCGCTATCGAAGACTATTTCGGTTTTGGCTACATTCCCGATCCTAAAACGATTTATCAGGGGGTTTATAAGCTGGAATCAGGATATTGCTTGACCATTAAAAAAGGCCAACAACACTGGCAGCCTCGGCAATATTGGGATGTTAAGTTCGAACCAGGGCAACAGCGCGATGTGTCGGAAGCCGGCGAGGATTTGATTGTACGATTACGGGAAGCGGTTGACATTCGTATGATGGCCGATGTGCCGTTGGGTGCGTTTTTGTCCGGTGGAGTGGATTCGAGTGCAGTTGTTGCCATGATGGCGGGATTATCGAATGATCCGGTCAATACCTGCTCTATTTCCTTTGGCGACCCGAAGTTTAACGAATCGCAATTTGCCGCCCAGGTGGCGGAGCGCTATCACACCGCGCACCGGGTGGAGCAGGTCGATCCGGACGATTTTAGTTTGATTGACGAGTTGTCCGGATTATATGACGAACCTTACGCCGATAGCTCCGCGTTGCCTACTTATCGTGTTTGCGAATTAGCTAAAAAACAGGTCACTGTAGTGTTATCCGGTGATGGTGGCGACGAAAATCTGGCCGGTTACCGCCGTCATCGCTGGCATACCTATGAGGACAGAATGCGCAGTATGCTGCCCGATGCGTTAAGGGTGCCGTTATTTTCCACATTGGGCCGTATTTACCCCAAGTTGGATTGGGCGCCAAAAGTGTTACGAGCTAAATCGACATTGGAATCGATCGGCCGCGATTCCATGGCCGGTTATTTCCACAGCATCTCTGTTATGTCCAATGAGATACGCGCGCAATTGTTTAGCGATCAATTAAAAAGTCAGCTGCAAGGTTATCAGGCTATAGAAGTATTTCAGCGTTATAAGAAACAAGCGCCTGATGATCCGCTGTCGATGGTGCAATATTTGGATTTAAAAACCTATCTGCCAGGCGATATTTTAACCAAAGTCGATAGGGCCAGCATGGCGCATGCCTTGGAAGTGAGGGTGCCGTTATTGGATCACAAATTAGTGGAATGGATGGCAACCCTGCCGCCTGATTTGAAGTTACACGGGCGTGAAGGTAAGTACGTATTTAAAAAATCTCTAGAAGCTTATTTGCCTGAAGACATCCTTTACCGCCCTAAAATGGGATTCGCTGTTCCGTTAGCCGGTTGGTTTAGAGGCCCCCTTAAACAGCGGGTTCAAGAGGCCTTGTTAGGTGAAACGCTGAAACAAACCGGTTGGTTTAACCCGTCATTTTTGCAACATATTGTCACCCAACATCAAGCCGGATTGCGGGATTATAGTGCGCCAATTTGGTCTTTATTAATGTTTGAGGCTTTTTTGCGCAATAATGCATAA
- a CDS encoding HPr-rel-A system PqqD family peptide chaperone: MSDYNDEVVVYNILSTSVHLLDSFSFRLLLSANQSTGNNELIEDAERELKISFESAKEYVDNALIAFRKLGLLA; the protein is encoded by the coding sequence GTGTCTGATTATAATGATGAGGTTGTGGTATATAATATATTGTCCACGTCTGTTCATTTATTAGATAGCTTTAGTTTTCGTTTATTACTCTCGGCAAACCAATCAACAGGTAACAATGAACTAATCGAAGATGCCGAGCGTGAGTTAAAAATTTCTTTCGAGTCAGCTAAAGAATATGTAGATAACGCATTAATAGCGTTTAGAAAACTGGGTCTGCTTGCTTAA
- a CDS encoding HprK-related kinase A, with the protein MRSTFSRQVNCWKLKIGPFNVNLNSNVPSISRHIEKLYQDYPLVLDDNPIDFYIAITRGGGFRYFYRPQVNFSFDGQKPFAPLPLTQAAGMFEWGLNWCVANTAHQFLIIHAVVVEKNGIVLILPGTPGSGKSTLCASLICQGWRLFSDEMALCSLEDGLIYPIPRPVSLKNQSIQIINEISRGIEFGQVISNTVKGDIAHMRVPKSAIVDQDLAIAPAFLIFPRYSPNSEAKLDVIPKSRALMMLVENSFNFNTLGDVAFECAVNLIDNVDCYSFEYPDLSASNKGLSSLF; encoded by the coding sequence GTGAGAAGTACATTCAGTAGGCAAGTAAATTGTTGGAAATTAAAGATTGGCCCATTTAATGTAAATTTAAATTCCAACGTTCCTTCTATATCCCGACATATCGAAAAACTTTATCAGGATTATCCATTAGTCTTGGATGATAACCCCATCGATTTTTACATAGCGATAACCAGGGGGGGCGGTTTTCGGTATTTTTACAGACCTCAGGTAAATTTTTCGTTCGACGGGCAAAAGCCTTTTGCACCGCTACCATTGACGCAAGCGGCTGGCATGTTTGAGTGGGGCTTAAACTGGTGCGTTGCAAATACAGCGCACCAATTCCTGATAATTCATGCGGTGGTTGTTGAAAAGAACGGAATTGTTTTAATTTTGCCTGGCACACCTGGTAGTGGCAAAAGCACGTTGTGCGCTTCTTTGATATGTCAGGGATGGCGGCTTTTCTCAGACGAAATGGCATTATGTTCGCTTGAAGATGGTTTGATCTATCCGATACCTCGGCCAGTTAGTTTAAAAAATCAATCTATTCAGATAATCAATGAAATATCGCGCGGTATCGAGTTTGGTCAAGTAATATCCAATACGGTTAAAGGAGATATTGCCCACATGAGAGTGCCAAAAAGCGCTATTGTTGATCAAGATTTGGCTATAGCTCCAGCATTTTTGATTTTTCCCCGTTATTCCCCTAACTCGGAAGCTAAGCTCGACGTTATTCCCAAGAGCCGTGCATTAATGATGTTGGTCGAGAATTCATTTAACTTTAATACTCTCGGTGATGTTGCTTTTGAGTGTGCGGTAAATTTGATCGATAATGTAGACTGTTATAGTTTCGAATATCCAGATTTGTCGGCGTCTAATAAAGGACTTTCCAGTTTATTTTAA
- a CDS encoding nucleotidyltransferase domain-containing protein — MPDNVLLVSFLRNCGDGSIARLDCVDYPWEILIRQARKSNLLSRVSAFLDKFDKLDAIPQKYKQQFLNAYCVANANVRSVKWETQQIYNALHAAGIEFALLKGGAYVFTENSAYKGRLFTDIDILVKYCDLSAAEKILMLNGWLSSSIDNYNQKYYRQWMHEIPPLRHYQRKSTLDVHHAILPPTAALKPSTERLWAKAVQLDGFSGLYVLENMDMILHSATHLFHEGEFSQGLRDISDIDLLLREFILVDDSWENLLFRARELNLERPLFYALSITKSLLETPVPDEILNQAALVAKLGSLKRKIMNALYVKALLPDHETCKLRGSGSARFLLYLRSHWLKMPWYLLLPHLSRKAWMRLAGKELH; from the coding sequence GTGCCTGATAATGTTTTGCTTGTTAGTTTTTTACGTAATTGCGGCGATGGTTCGATTGCAAGGCTGGATTGCGTTGACTATCCGTGGGAAATTTTAATACGACAAGCGAGAAAGTCTAATTTATTGAGTCGGGTTTCTGCGTTTCTTGATAAGTTTGATAAACTGGACGCGATCCCCCAAAAATATAAGCAACAGTTCTTAAACGCGTATTGTGTTGCAAATGCAAATGTCAGATCGGTGAAATGGGAAACTCAACAGATATACAATGCATTACATGCAGCAGGTATTGAGTTTGCTCTTTTAAAAGGGGGCGCTTATGTCTTTACCGAGAATAGTGCTTATAAAGGGCGGCTATTTACAGATATTGATATTTTAGTGAAATATTGCGATTTATCAGCGGCTGAAAAAATTTTGATGTTAAATGGTTGGTTATCGAGCTCCATAGATAACTATAATCAGAAATATTATCGACAATGGATGCATGAAATTCCTCCGTTGCGACATTATCAACGTAAGTCTACTTTAGATGTGCATCATGCCATCTTACCGCCGACAGCCGCGCTCAAGCCTAGCACGGAAAGGTTATGGGCAAAAGCTGTTCAATTGGATGGGTTTTCCGGTCTCTATGTCCTGGAAAATATGGATATGATCTTACATAGTGCCACACACCTATTTCACGAAGGCGAGTTTTCGCAAGGGTTACGCGATATATCCGACATAGACTTATTATTGCGCGAATTTATATTAGTTGATGACAGTTGGGAAAACCTGCTTTTTAGAGCACGAGAATTGAATTTGGAGCGGCCGCTTTTTTATGCGCTGAGTATTACCAAATCTTTATTAGAAACACCTGTACCTGACGAAATTTTAAATCAAGCCGCACTTGTTGCAAAACTCGGTTCACTGAAACGGAAAATCATGAATGCTTTATATGTGAAAGCATTGTTGCCCGACCATGAAACCTGTAAATTACGTGGCTCAGGGTCTGCGAGATTTTTATTATATCTTCGCTCCCATTGGTTAAAAATGCCTTGGTATTTGTTGCTTCCGCATTTATCCAGAAAAGCGTGGATGAGATTGGCAGGAAAAGAGCTGCACTAA
- a CDS encoding TIGR04063 family PEP-CTERM/XrtA system glycosyltransferase, protein MKVLHILDHSIPLHSGYTFRTRSILEEQRKLGLETFHITSSKHVGGRSALETVDGLCFYRSPDPEGLFVGLPVVKQWAVSKSLEMRLNDIIPQIKPDILHAHSPALNGLAALAMSKKYHIPLVYECRAFWEDAAVNHGTAIEGGLRYRISKALETYIFKRADAVTTICEGLRNDIISRGVKEENVTVIPNAVDINKFTYDDAPDSALAQELNLAGKLVLGFIGSFYAYEGLLLLLDALPAIIHSHPDIRLLLVGSGPQTKQLKEQVKALGLQEFVLITGRVPHDRVQRYYKLIDILIYPSFSNRSTELSAPLKPLEAMAMGCIVVASDVGGHREYIRDQETGYLFKAGDKESLVKTVLMLINGKGLWEKVRKSARDYVKDERSWMKVVIKYQSVYGKLV, encoded by the coding sequence ATGAAAGTTTTGCATATCTTAGATCACTCCATTCCATTACACAGCGGTTATACCTTTCGTACGCGGTCTATACTCGAAGAGCAAAGAAAGCTGGGTTTAGAAACTTTTCATATTACGTCTTCAAAGCACGTTGGAGGGCGTTCAGCGTTAGAAACCGTTGATGGATTATGCTTTTATCGTTCCCCTGACCCGGAAGGACTTTTTGTCGGTTTGCCCGTAGTAAAGCAATGGGCTGTTTCTAAAAGCTTGGAAATGCGCTTGAATGACATTATTCCGCAAATTAAGCCTGATATTTTGCATGCACATTCCCCCGCATTGAACGGTTTGGCGGCGTTGGCGATGTCGAAAAAATACCATATCCCCTTGGTCTATGAGTGTAGGGCGTTTTGGGAAGATGCTGCGGTAAACCACGGTACGGCTATAGAGGGGGGGCTGCGTTACCGTATCAGTAAAGCACTGGAAACTTATATCTTCAAGCGAGCCGATGCCGTAACCACCATCTGCGAAGGTCTTAGAAACGATATTATTAGTAGGGGGGTAAAAGAGGAAAATGTTACGGTGATTCCAAACGCAGTCGATATAAATAAGTTTACTTATGATGACGCACCCGATTCAGCGCTTGCTCAAGAACTAAATTTGGCCGGCAAATTGGTATTGGGTTTTATAGGTTCTTTTTACGCTTATGAAGGCTTATTACTGCTGTTGGACGCTTTGCCCGCTATTATCCATAGTCATCCTGATATTAGACTTTTGCTCGTGGGTAGCGGTCCTCAAACAAAGCAACTTAAAGAGCAGGTCAAGGCGCTTGGTCTACAAGAGTTTGTGTTGATAACAGGGCGGGTGCCGCATGATCGGGTTCAACGTTATTATAAGTTAATTGATATTCTGATTTATCCGAGTTTTTCAAATCGTTCTACTGAATTATCGGCACCACTAAAACCGTTGGAAGCGATGGCGATGGGCTGCATAGTAGTGGCATCGGATGTGGGCGGGCACCGCGAGTATATTCGAGATCAAGAAACGGGGTATTTATTTAAAGCCGGCGATAAAGAGTCATTAGTTAAAACTGTTTTAATGCTGATTAATGGCAAAGGGCTTTGGGAAAAAGTGCGAAAATCCGCAAGAGATTATGTGAAAGACGAGCGGAGTTGGATGAAAGTTGTTATAAAATATCAGTCTGTATATGGAAAGCTTGTTTAG